A portion of the Sphingobacterium spiritivorum genome contains these proteins:
- a CDS encoding HAAS signaling domain-containing protein, with the protein MKFKEIAFKDKNSKRIYLDYIFRIQQATKSLDKTNQQEILLEINSHIYESIADSVAIEKGEVERLLDVLENLGQPETFLKPLVAEKKLEEATKSFNPLHILKALILNIGNGVSYVIFTLLYLLLFGFIFLIGAKLVDPENVGFFFKPNEIFILGYYRENGITYQQYEQLGHWFIPAMLLLVFVFYVLITLLLQLKRTIK; encoded by the coding sequence ATGAAATTTAAAGAGATCGCTTTTAAGGATAAAAATTCAAAACGGATTTATCTGGATTATATCTTCAGAATTCAGCAGGCTACAAAATCGCTTGATAAGACTAATCAACAAGAGATATTGCTGGAGATTAACAGCCACATTTACGAAAGTATTGCCGATTCAGTGGCTATCGAAAAAGGGGAAGTGGAGCGACTGCTGGATGTATTGGAAAACCTGGGTCAACCTGAAACCTTTCTGAAGCCTTTGGTCGCTGAAAAAAAACTGGAAGAAGCAACGAAGTCATTCAATCCTCTCCATATTCTGAAAGCACTTATATTGAATATCGGCAACGGGGTGTCTTATGTGATCTTCACGCTGTTATATTTGCTGCTGTTTGGTTTTATATTCCTCATCGGTGCAAAGCTGGTAGATCCCGAAAATGTTGGCTTTTTCTTCAAACCCAACGAAATTTTTATTCTGGGTTATTACAGAGAAAACGGAATCACTTATCAGCAGTATGAGCAATTAGGTCATTGGTTTATTCCGGCTATGTTGCTGCTGGTGTTTGTTTTTTATGTACTCATAACTTTACTACTTCAATTAAAAAGAACTATTAAATAA
- a CDS encoding redox-active disulfide protein 2: MKTENLKEMSDEELLKKQKLTSTVTGILAGMLLLLLILATYISLTKGFSALIVIPIALSPTLMMNFKTVKDIKQELKSRGQA; the protein is encoded by the coding sequence ATGAAAACAGAAAATCTAAAAGAAATGAGCGATGAAGAATTGCTTAAAAAACAAAAACTTACAAGTACAGTAACAGGTATTCTTGCAGGAATGCTGCTTCTGCTTTTGATTTTAGCCACTTACATTTCACTCACAAAAGGATTCAGCGCATTGATCGTTATTCCTATTGCACTGTCGCCGACACTTATGATGAATTTTAAGACCGTCAAAGACATAAAGCAAGAACTGAAATCCAGAGGGCAAGCATAA
- a CDS encoding methyltransferase domain-containing protein, whose translation MDNKHYGAGYLMDTGDFLKQLKIHSYTPFANLPQGVILDLGCGTGMDAINIADMVGEKGQVIGIDHDQTMIGHARTTVGERKNIDFVQGGVDKLDFENNSVAGIRMERVVQHLTEPEATFKEVYRVLKTDHPFVVVETIWDSLNFYTQHIATEQKIRNYLTGQKVNNGWAGNKLTADLNANGFRNIQLDTFCMVVRTKEEANRYVFLDLILAEMVDKTVLTKEESEDFINSLLAADNNGYFTVSMNLVITKAVK comes from the coding sequence ATGGATAATAAACACTATGGTGCCGGTTATTTGATGGACACGGGCGATTTTCTTAAACAGTTAAAAATTCATTCGTATACGCCTTTTGCAAATCTTCCGCAGGGTGTGATTTTAGATTTGGGCTGTGGCACCGGTATGGACGCTATCAACATAGCGGATATGGTAGGAGAGAAGGGTCAGGTTATCGGTATTGACCATGATCAGACTATGATCGGACATGCCAGAACTACCGTAGGTGAAAGAAAAAACATTGATTTTGTTCAGGGTGGGGTAGATAAGCTTGATTTTGAAAATAATAGTGTTGCAGGAATACGTATGGAGCGTGTTGTTCAGCATTTAACAGAGCCGGAAGCCACATTTAAGGAAGTATACCGTGTTTTGAAAACTGATCATCCCTTTGTTGTTGTAGAAACCATATGGGACAGTCTTAATTTTTATACACAGCATATCGCAACAGAACAGAAGATCCGTAATTATCTGACCGGACAAAAAGTAAATAATGGCTGGGCAGGAAATAAACTGACAGCGGATCTGAATGCAAACGGTTTCAGAAATATCCAGCTGGATACTTTTTGCATGGTTGTCCGTACAAAGGAAGAAGCCAACCGCTACGTATTTCTGGATCTTATACTGGCTGAAATGGTAGATAAAACTGTATTGACAAAAGAAGAATCGGAAGATTTTATAAATAGCTTATTAGCTGCCGATAATAATGGTTATTTTACGGTTTCCATGAACCTTGTTATAACTAAAGCTGTAAAATAA
- a CDS encoding transglutaminase domain-containing protein, translating to MQKIFCVAALMLCSISGFAQDFSFGKITKEDLNFNRNTIDSNANAVVLREYGNASIIIDPAKGGLMLEFYYHIKTKIFTKEGFSKADFTIPLYTSGNSKEVISSIKGVTYNLNGEKIAEYDLDKSKIFNEKSTKSVALTKLTLPNIQEGSIIELRYTINSPFLYNFRTWKFQEDIPKVYSEFVSKIPEICIYNQNMRGSLSISKHNKENYNTDMRSEIGEVHGSKTTYGMENIPAFINEDYMTSADNWRSSLSFELASYRIPMGANYNYTRTWEDVEKQLYTDEEFGGQIKKKGLFKAILPSVIADKKTDLEKAKAIHSYINKQIKWDKTNGVFTDKGIKDALEKRSGNVADINLALIAALNAADINANPLILSTRANGYPNIATPVLSDFNYVVAQVNIDSTVYYLDATESIIPFGSLPLRCINYQGRLFPKGGGSEWVELKAKEKSTVYYDFSGKLNDKGKLTGNLQIRRLGFDAYNKRKEIREYNSLEEYFEKVEENNSKINYLKSDVTHIDSTEYFLVETFDIEIDNFCSTHQNDLLFNPLFIGKTSKNPFNLEQRNYPIDMGSTIEEVLTMEVELPEGYQLKEKPKNVIMSLPNKDARYFYTSKMEDNKLHINVATQINKPFFMPEEYFDLKEFFSRIIQSQKLEITVSKI from the coding sequence ATGCAAAAAATATTTTGTGTTGCTGCACTCATGCTATGCAGCATATCAGGATTTGCTCAGGATTTTTCTTTTGGAAAAATTACTAAGGAAGACCTAAACTTTAACCGAAACACAATTGACAGCAATGCCAATGCAGTAGTACTTCGCGAATACGGAAATGCCAGTATCATTATCGATCCTGCAAAAGGAGGTCTGATGCTTGAATTTTACTATCACATCAAGACCAAAATTTTCACAAAAGAAGGGTTCAGCAAAGCTGATTTTACTATACCTCTATATACATCCGGGAACTCAAAAGAAGTCATTTCCTCAATTAAAGGAGTGACATATAATCTTAACGGGGAGAAGATAGCAGAATACGATCTGGATAAAAGCAAGATCTTTAATGAGAAATCGACCAAATCCGTTGCGCTAACCAAACTGACCTTACCCAACATTCAGGAAGGCTCGATTATCGAACTTCGTTATACGATCAACTCTCCTTTTCTCTACAATTTCAGAACATGGAAATTTCAGGAAGATATACCGAAAGTATACAGTGAATTTGTTTCCAAAATACCTGAAATATGTATTTATAATCAGAATATGAGAGGGTCGTTAAGCATTTCCAAGCATAATAAGGAAAATTACAACACGGATATGCGTAGTGAAATCGGAGAAGTACACGGATCCAAAACGACCTATGGAATGGAAAATATTCCGGCCTTCATCAATGAAGATTATATGACTTCGGCAGACAACTGGCGCTCTTCCTTATCTTTTGAACTGGCCAGCTACAGAATCCCGATGGGCGCAAATTACAATTACACCAGAACCTGGGAAGACGTAGAGAAACAGCTGTATACAGATGAAGAATTCGGTGGTCAGATCAAGAAAAAAGGACTTTTTAAAGCGATTTTACCATCTGTAATAGCAGACAAAAAAACAGATCTTGAAAAAGCCAAAGCTATCCACAGTTATATCAACAAACAAATAAAATGGGATAAGACAAATGGAGTATTCACAGACAAAGGAATAAAAGATGCATTAGAGAAAAGATCCGGAAACGTGGCAGATATTAATTTAGCTCTTATTGCTGCATTAAATGCTGCAGATATTAACGCCAATCCTCTCATACTTTCCACCCGTGCCAATGGCTACCCGAATATCGCGACTCCTGTTCTATCCGACTTCAATTATGTAGTCGCGCAGGTGAATATCGATTCGACAGTCTATTATCTGGATGCTACAGAATCCATTATTCCATTTGGCAGTCTGCCTCTACGCTGCATCAACTATCAGGGTCGCTTATTTCCAAAAGGAGGCGGATCCGAATGGGTGGAACTCAAAGCAAAAGAAAAATCTACAGTTTACTATGATTTTTCAGGAAAACTGAATGACAAAGGAAAGCTAACCGGAAATCTACAGATCAGAAGACTTGGCTTTGATGCCTATAACAAGAGAAAAGAGATCCGGGAATATAACTCACTCGAAGAATATTTTGAAAAAGTAGAAGAAAATAACAGCAAAATAAACTACTTAAAATCAGATGTTACGCATATAGATAGTACAGAATATTTCTTAGTAGAGACATTTGATATTGAGATAGACAATTTTTGTTCTACCCATCAGAATGATCTCCTTTTTAATCCGCTTTTTATTGGCAAAACAAGTAAAAACCCTTTTAATCTGGAACAGCGTAATTACCCTATCGACATGGGCTCTACCATAGAAGAAGTTCTTACTATGGAAGTAGAATTACCTGAAGGATACCAACTGAAAGAAAAGCCTAAGAACGTTATTATGTCCTTACCAAATAAAGATGCAAGGTATTTTTACACGTCTAAGATGGAGGATAATAAACTCCACATCAATGTTGCTACGCAGATCAATAAACCATTCTTTATGCCTGAAGAATATTTTGACCTGAAAGAATTTTTCAGCCGGATTATTCAGTCCCAAAAACTGGAAATCACCGTATCTAAGATATAA
- a CDS encoding lipoate--protein ligase yields MLIIDSPSTNAYFNIASEEYLLYKYPKEDIFLLYVNAPSIIVGKFQNTLAEINLDYVREQHIKVVRRMSGGGTVYHDTGNLNFSFHTLLGSNDFMDFSQFTQPVIALLNKMNVPAKLEGRNDLLVDGKKFSGNAKLSKNGKIIQHGTVLINSQMNVLVEAIKVNPLKFVDKAVKSNRARVTNLIDYLPENTTTEVLKHLLIDEMLQNNPGASVYQFTEEDIQGIEKLVAEKYSTWDWNYGFSPNYNFKKSIKIPAGFIELHLDVDKGVIEKVKIFGDFFASKPIEELEAAITGQKHDIDQIEQLLSSTDLTAYFGRVSVAEILELFK; encoded by the coding sequence ATGCTCATCATTGATTCACCTTCTACTAATGCTTATTTTAATATTGCTTCTGAGGAATATCTGTTGTACAAATATCCGAAAGAAGATATTTTTCTGTTATATGTCAATGCCCCCTCCATTATTGTGGGTAAGTTTCAGAATACATTAGCGGAGATTAATCTGGATTATGTCAGAGAGCAGCATATCAAGGTAGTGAGAAGAATGTCCGGTGGTGGTACGGTATATCACGATACGGGGAATCTGAATTTTTCTTTTCATACATTGCTCGGATCAAATGATTTTATGGATTTTTCTCAGTTTACTCAACCTGTAATTGCCTTGTTAAATAAGATGAATGTCCCTGCAAAACTTGAAGGGCGTAATGATTTACTGGTGGATGGGAAGAAGTTTAGTGGCAATGCAAAGCTTTCTAAAAATGGGAAAATAATTCAGCACGGGACGGTTTTGATTAATTCTCAGATGAATGTTCTGGTCGAGGCGATAAAGGTAAACCCGCTGAAATTTGTAGATAAAGCGGTTAAATCCAACAGAGCAAGAGTGACTAACTTAATTGATTATTTACCTGAAAATACTACTACTGAAGTTCTAAAGCACTTGTTGATTGATGAGATGTTGCAGAATAATCCAGGAGCCAGCGTCTATCAGTTTACAGAGGAAGATATTCAGGGAATTGAAAAGCTGGTAGCAGAGAAGTATAGCACATGGGATTGGAATTATGGTTTCTCTCCTAATTATAATTTTAAAAAATCGATCAAAATACCAGCCGGATTTATCGAACTGCATTTGGATGTAGATAAGGGGGTGATAGAAAAAGTTAAAATATTCGGTGATTTCTTTGCGTCCAAGCCTATTGAGGAACTGGAAGCGGCAATTACCGGCCAGAAGCATGATATTGATCAAATTGAACAATTGTTATCTTCCACAGATCTTACAGCTTACTTTGGGAGGGTAAGTGTAGCTGAGATTCTGGAACTTTTTAAATAA
- a CDS encoding 7TM diverse intracellular signaling domain-containing protein codes for MRLWIILLSFFVFASNFQSYAEVIINDATHRLTVGKSLERYMGKDGVSFAEIRASKDFIALNSEVPNLGISSSDIWLRLPVTNQGHAADLLLEIAYPLLDEVELFVPSDSGEYHSIKLGEHLIFSKRQYKIPNYVFDIHLPENSSKVFYLRINSTEQIILPVHISNELGFVAQVNRDNLVSGIYIGIVFIMAIYNLFLFFSVRERDYLYYVLYVVSAGITQMGIKGYSFQYLWPDWPSFATKGPIIFGCLSGLSALLFAYTFLQLKKNAPQARRFFCVFIIFFTISLFMVIFGLEQQAFLCMQLVTGVASLYVLYISYRVMINGFRPARYFVFGWTILLLGSVVFLLKDYGLLEYDNFTSNAVQLASVIEMALLSFGLAYSINILKEEKEVSQARELAISLENERLIREQNIVLEQKVEERTLELTESNESLQTTLTHLKETQSQLVEAEKMASLGQLTAGVAHEINNPINFVTSNVAPLKRDIRMIWEMVEEVERLALSDELSNSEKQARIKAYKQELDVDYLKTEVDFLLKGMHDGAHRTAEIVKSLRIFSRVDEDTLKFADINEGLESTMVILNSLVREGVEVENNYGDLPKIECHAGKLNQVFLNILTNAIYAINKKFDNKAGGKLKIETGIYDDESFIYIKIADNGIGIPEEIREKIFEPFFTTKDVGEGTGLGMSIAYNTIAKHHGKILVESEVGEGTIFTLILPIQQNI; via the coding sequence ATGAGGCTGTGGATTATCCTGTTATCTTTCTTTGTATTTGCCAGCAATTTTCAATCTTATGCTGAGGTAATCATTAATGATGCTACCCATAGGCTAACTGTTGGAAAGAGTCTCGAACGCTATATGGGCAAAGATGGGGTCTCCTTTGCGGAGATCCGGGCTTCTAAAGATTTTATAGCATTAAACAGCGAGGTGCCTAATCTGGGTATTTCTTCATCTGATATCTGGTTGCGGCTGCCGGTTACAAATCAAGGTCATGCAGCAGATCTTCTGCTTGAAATCGCTTATCCTTTACTGGATGAGGTCGAGTTGTTCGTACCTTCTGATTCAGGTGAATATCATTCTATCAAACTGGGGGAGCATCTTATATTTTCAAAACGACAATATAAGATACCGAATTATGTATTTGATATTCATCTTCCGGAAAACAGTTCGAAGGTTTTTTACCTGCGGATCAATAGTACAGAACAGATTATCTTGCCCGTCCATATCAGTAATGAGCTTGGCTTTGTAGCGCAGGTAAACAGAGATAACCTGGTAAGTGGTATTTATATCGGTATTGTCTTTATTATGGCGATATATAACCTTTTTCTTTTCTTTTCCGTTCGGGAAAGAGATTATCTCTACTATGTACTTTATGTCGTTTCTGCCGGAATCACGCAAATGGGTATAAAAGGGTACAGCTTTCAGTATTTATGGCCTGACTGGCCGTCTTTTGCAACAAAGGGACCTATTATTTTCGGATGTCTGTCCGGCCTGAGTGCGCTACTCTTTGCCTATACTTTTCTTCAGTTAAAGAAGAATGCTCCGCAAGCAAGACGTTTTTTCTGCGTATTTATTATCTTTTTCACGATAAGCTTGTTTATGGTGATATTCGGGTTGGAGCAACAGGCATTTCTCTGTATGCAACTCGTTACAGGGGTAGCATCTTTATACGTGCTTTATATTTCTTACCGCGTCATGATCAATGGTTTCCGTCCGGCAAGATATTTTGTGTTTGGATGGACGATTCTCCTTTTGGGGTCAGTCGTTTTTCTTTTAAAAGATTATGGTTTACTCGAGTATGATAATTTCACAAGTAATGCTGTACAATTAGCTTCCGTCATAGAGATGGCTCTCCTTTCATTTGGTTTGGCTTACAGTATTAATATCCTGAAAGAAGAAAAGGAAGTATCTCAGGCAAGGGAACTGGCTATTTCTTTGGAGAACGAGCGCCTGATCCGGGAACAGAATATAGTGTTGGAACAGAAAGTAGAAGAACGTACACTGGAATTGACCGAATCCAACGAATCTCTGCAGACTACATTGACCCATCTGAAAGAGACACAGTCACAACTGGTAGAAGCTGAAAAAATGGCTTCCTTAGGGCAGCTTACGGCTGGTGTGGCTCATGAGATCAATAATCCTATCAATTTCGTAACTTCTAACGTGGCACCGCTTAAGCGCGACATCCGGATGATCTGGGAGATGGTAGAGGAAGTCGAACGTCTGGCGTTGTCAGATGAGCTGAGCAATAGTGAAAAACAGGCAAGGATCAAAGCCTATAAACAGGAATTAGATGTAGATTATCTGAAAACAGAAGTTGATTTTCTACTGAAAGGTATGCATGATGGTGCGCACCGTACAGCTGAGATTGTAAAAAGCCTGCGTATATTTTCACGTGTAGATGAAGATACACTCAAATTTGCCGATATAAACGAAGGTTTGGAGTCTACGATGGTGATTCTCAATAGTCTGGTAAGAGAAGGTGTTGAAGTCGAAAATAACTACGGTGATTTGCCAAAAATAGAATGTCATGCCGGTAAGCTCAATCAGGTATTTCTAAATATTCTGACAAATGCGATTTATGCCATTAACAAGAAATTTGATAATAAGGCAGGTGGGAAGTTAAAAATTGAGACTGGTATATATGACGACGAATCCTTTATTTACATAAAAATAGCTGATAATGGCATAGGTATTCCAGAAGAAATCCGGGAAAAAATCTTCGAACCATTCTTTACAACTAAAGATGTGGGTGAAGGTACCGGACTGGGAATGTCAATAGCCTACAATACAATTGCTAAACATCACGGTAAGATCCTTGTCGAATCCGAAGTCGGAGAGGGAACAATTTTTACTTTGATTCTTCCGATCCAACAAAATATTTGA
- a CDS encoding serine hydrolase domain-containing protein, with protein MFKKSLTYLAVFCLTSFASAQKIDTEKLDLYIKALEDNNKFMGSLAIAQNGEIVYTKSVGYIDLENKIKANENSKYRIGSISKTFTTVLVMKAVEDKKLSLDQTIKKYFPAIKNADKITVRHLLNHRSGIQNFTDDTDYLTWNTKAMSEKDMLDVITKGGSDFEPDSKGEYSNSNFVLLTFILEKTFKKSYAELLTSYITKPLGLSNTYLGGKINVKNNEAKSYDFEAGWKPESETDISIPLGAGGILSTPSDLTKFSDALFTGKLLKKESVELMQTIKDGYGLGLFQVPFYDKKGYGHSGGIDGFSSTFSRFESGNVTFALTSNASNFNNNNIAIAALSAVYNKPFDIPDFRTYENSTEDLDVYLGTYASTQIPIKITVTKNNQTLIAQATGQPSFSLEAVEKHKFKFDQAGIVMEFNPDTKTFVLKQRGGEFIFTKE; from the coding sequence ATGTTTAAAAAATCATTAACCTACTTAGCTGTCTTTTGTCTGACGTCTTTTGCATCTGCACAAAAAATAGACACAGAAAAGCTTGATTTGTATATCAAAGCCCTGGAGGATAATAACAAGTTTATGGGAAGTCTCGCAATTGCACAAAATGGTGAAATTGTGTATACTAAATCTGTTGGATATATCGATCTGGAAAATAAGATCAAAGCCAATGAAAATTCAAAATACAGAATTGGTTCCATTTCCAAAACATTTACTACTGTGTTAGTAATGAAAGCGGTGGAAGATAAAAAACTATCTCTTGACCAGACTATTAAAAAGTATTTTCCGGCAATAAAAAATGCAGATAAGATTACTGTTAGACATTTGTTAAATCACAGAAGTGGTATTCAAAATTTTACAGACGATACAGATTACCTGACCTGGAATACAAAGGCGATGTCAGAAAAGGATATGCTTGATGTAATTACAAAAGGCGGAAGTGATTTTGAGCCGGATAGTAAGGGGGAGTATAGTAATTCAAATTTTGTGTTGCTGACTTTCATTCTGGAGAAAACGTTCAAAAAGTCGTATGCAGAACTTTTGACCAGCTATATTACTAAGCCACTCGGATTAAGCAATACTTATCTTGGCGGCAAGATTAATGTTAAAAATAATGAGGCTAAATCTTATGATTTTGAAGCGGGTTGGAAACCGGAGTCTGAAACAGATATTTCTATACCACTGGGAGCCGGAGGTATACTGTCAACGCCTTCAGATCTGACAAAATTCAGTGATGCTCTCTTTACTGGAAAACTGTTGAAAAAGGAAAGTGTTGAACTGATGCAAACCATAAAAGACGGTTATGGACTGGGTTTATTTCAGGTACCCTTTTATGATAAAAAAGGATACGGGCATTCGGGTGGTATAGATGGTTTTTCTTCTACATTTTCCCGTTTTGAAAGTGGTAATGTAACTTTTGCACTTACGTCAAACGCATCAAACTTTAATAATAATAATATTGCAATTGCAGCACTGAGTGCCGTTTACAATAAGCCTTTTGATATCCCTGATTTCCGGACATATGAAAATAGCACTGAAGATCTGGATGTTTATTTAGGGACTTATGCCTCCACCCAGATCCCGATAAAAATTACTGTTACGAAAAACAATCAAACTCTTATCGCACAGGCTACAGGTCAACCTTCTTTTTCACTGGAAGCGGTAGAAAAACACAAATTTAAGTTTGATCAGGCGGGAATTGTAATGGAGTTTAATCCGGATACTAAAACCTTTGTACTGAAGCAAAGAGGAGGAGAGTTTATTTTTACGAAAGAATAG
- a CDS encoding GNAT family N-acetyltransferase yields MHIISVRENPEYKEIAIRFLQQSWPDVSPVIYEDCITHCIDAVQELPQWYLLEKDQKIIGCAGLITNDFISRMDLYPWICAIYIAEEHRGHAYATLLIDRAKEDTRKFGFRYLNLSTDHIGYYEKYGFQYIGQGYHPWEAESRIYQIEL; encoded by the coding sequence ATGCACATTATATCAGTACGCGAAAATCCCGAATATAAAGAGATTGCTATCCGTTTTTTGCAACAGTCATGGCCTGATGTTTCCCCTGTTATTTATGAAGATTGTATCACGCACTGTATAGATGCAGTTCAGGAATTACCCCAGTGGTATTTATTAGAAAAGGATCAGAAGATTATCGGTTGTGCCGGATTGATCACCAATGATTTTATTAGCCGGATGGATCTTTATCCCTGGATATGTGCCATTTATATTGCAGAAGAGCATCGGGGACATGCATATGCTACTTTACTTATTGACAGAGCAAAAGAAGATACACGTAAATTTGGTTTCCGGTATCTTAACCTCAGTACCGATCATATTGGTTATTATGAAAAGTATGGATTTCAATATATTGGTCAGGGATATCATCCATGGGAGGCAGAATCCCGGATTTACCAGATTGAGCTGTAG
- a CDS encoding sensor histidine kinase codes for MQRELVILYIDDEVNNLIGFKANFRYNYTVLTASNTTEAREILLANPDIRIIFCDQRMPEELGVDFLHSIKKDFPKPIRILLTAYADMNTVIDAVNKGHIFRFVRKPWVEEDIISAVEEADKFYIANSMLEIKNEELQKAYDELDKFAYSVSHDLRDPLTGVLSAVRLASEFDSIERIHELLGLMDDSLISLDAYIDSLRDYYLLRRGELFLSDIDFKELFGNIAQFYKMYTQNKEVAFKITVEQAHVFKSDKAILELILHNLLSNAFKYQRREVENKVVNLSVDVTETEATITVVDNGIGISSEHISDIFKLFFRGSDQAKGMGFGLYNVQNALLKLKGIIDVQSELGTGTTFKVIIPSK; via the coding sequence ATGCAAAGAGAACTCGTAATATTATATATTGATGATGAAGTGAACAATCTGATTGGCTTTAAAGCTAATTTCAGATATAATTATACTGTTCTCACAGCATCAAATACGACAGAAGCACGGGAGATACTTCTTGCCAATCCTGATATACGTATTATCTTTTGTGATCAGCGTATGCCGGAAGAACTGGGTGTGGACTTCTTACACAGTATAAAGAAAGATTTTCCTAAGCCTATTCGTATTTTATTAACTGCCTACGCTGATATGAATACAGTGATAGATGCGGTGAATAAGGGACATATTTTCAGGTTTGTTCGTAAACCGTGGGTAGAGGAAGATATTATCTCTGCAGTGGAAGAGGCGGATAAGTTTTATATCGCCAATTCGATGCTGGAGATCAAGAATGAAGAACTACAGAAGGCTTATGACGAACTGGATAAGTTTGCTTACAGCGTGAGCCATGACCTCCGTGATCCGCTGACAGGGGTGTTGTCAGCGGTGAGACTTGCCTCGGAGTTTGATAGTATTGAACGTATTCATGAGCTGTTGGGGTTGATGGACGATTCACTGATTAGTCTGGATGCTTATATTGATAGCTTACGTGACTATTATCTGTTAAGAAGAGGAGAGTTGTTTTTATCTGACATAGATTTTAAAGAATTATTCGGAAATATAGCCCAGTTCTATAAAATGTATACCCAGAATAAAGAAGTTGCTTTTAAAATCACCGTAGAGCAAGCCCATGTATTCAAAAGTGACAAAGCTATTCTGGAACTGATTCTGCATAATCTGTTGTCAAATGCTTTCAAGTATCAGCGCAGGGAAGTAGAGAATAAGGTGGTGAATTTATCTGTTGACGTAACAGAAACAGAGGCAACAATTACCGTTGTGGATAACGGGATCGGAATCTCTTCCGAACATATAAGTGATATATTCAAATTATTTTTCAGAGGTAGTGATCAGGCAAAAGGAATGGGATTTGGTCTCTATAATGTACAGAATGCCCTGCTGAAATTAAAGGGTATAATTGATGTACAGTCAGAACTTGGCACCGGAACGACATTTAAGGTTATCATTCCGAGCAAGTAA
- a CDS encoding GrpB family protein, with protein MKVTFEKYNPLWTTAFKALEAELKVYLNEFDVQIEHIGSTSVKGLSAKPIIDILIGLKNPENLDNIPALLMAQDYIYYENYNTDMPYRRFFVKLNQSPGKLGLPVHITTLANVPEELHNHKWRLAHIHILPLASEHWNRHIAFREYLRNHAVVREEYQVLKEKLSTQEWIDGNDYNAAKDSFIKREEQKAVQWYNAPKVKKEE; from the coding sequence ATGAAAGTAACATTTGAAAAGTATAATCCATTGTGGACGACAGCTTTTAAAGCTCTTGAAGCTGAACTGAAGGTTTATCTGAACGAATTTGATGTACAGATTGAACATATTGGCAGTACCTCTGTCAAAGGTTTGTCTGCAAAACCAATCATTGATATTCTGATCGGGTTAAAGAATCCTGAAAACCTGGATAATATTCCTGCGCTGCTGATGGCTCAGGATTACATCTATTATGAAAATTATAATACAGATATGCCGTATAGAAGATTCTTTGTAAAGTTGAATCAATCTCCTGGTAAGCTGGGATTGCCTGTGCATATTACCACTTTAGCAAATGTGCCTGAGGAGCTGCACAATCACAAATGGCGTCTTGCCCATATTCATATATTACCTTTAGCTTCCGAACACTGGAACCGTCATATCGCATTCAGGGAGTATTTGCGTAATCATGCAGTTGTGAGGGAAGAATATCAAGTGCTTAAAGAAAAACTGAGTACACAAGAATGGATAGATGGGAATGATTATAATGCAGCTAAAGATTCTTTCATAAAACGGGAAGAGCAGAAAGCTGTACAATGGTATAATGCACCCAAGGTCAAAAAAGAAGAGTAA
- a CDS encoding PadR family transcriptional regulator has protein sequence MNEDFTTKWISQLKKGTLSFLVLSILKDEKEYYGYDLINEIKRRTSIEIAEGTLYPLMNRLKKEELVESKWVEQDSGIPRKYYKITILGLSTANEMKTYWDNLNATLNQI, from the coding sequence ATGAATGAAGACTTTACTACTAAATGGATATCCCAACTTAAGAAAGGCACCCTGTCTTTTTTAGTGTTAAGTATTCTGAAAGATGAAAAGGAATATTACGGATATGACCTCATCAATGAGATAAAAAGAAGAACCAGTATTGAAATTGCTGAAGGAACACTTTATCCTTTGATGAACAGACTAAAAAAGGAAGAACTGGTAGAATCCAAATGGGTAGAGCAGGACTCCGGTATTCCCAGAAAGTATTACAAGATTACAATTTTGGGATTAAGTACTGCAAACGAAATGAAAACTTATTGGGACAACCTCAATGCAACCTTAAATCAAATATGA